One region of Emys orbicularis isolate rEmyOrb1 chromosome 4, rEmyOrb1.hap1, whole genome shotgun sequence genomic DNA includes:
- the LOC135878425 gene encoding acyl-coenzyme A amino acid N-acyltransferase 1-like, whose amino-acid sequence MIQLRVTPETSLADTPVRIHVSGLAPTQLVTLQSSLTDERGVHFQARAFYRADEAGEVDVERAAATGGDYVGVWPMGLFWFLKPEKLFHRLMKRDVMSGPFCFQLDLFDSCQLLPSPQVVPLATCTVERWYVGPGVERVPIKEGRIRGTLFLPPGPGPFPGVIDMFGGAGGLIEFRASLLASRGYAVLALAFFGYDDLPRVLAEVDLEYFEEAANLLLKHPKVRGPGLGVIGVSKGAEVTLAMAAFLEQVVAAVWINGTGFLNGTPLHYKGVHIPHIPYCPERLLITEMGVLDNYHVFKDPRDPAHAAAAIPVEKAQGEVLFVVGEADRNFNSKLFAEMAIERMKSHGKKNYTLLSYPGAGHLIEPPGSPLCSISLIRGSPKPVHWGGEPEPHAKAQEHSWQEILNFLDRCLVTTSNL is encoded by the exons ATGATCCAGCTCCGGGTCACTCCTGAGACGTCGCTGGCCGACACGCCGGTGAGGATCCACGTCTCCGGCCTAGCGCCCACCCAGCTGGTGACCCTGCAGTCGTCGCTGACGGACGAGAGGGGGGTGCACTTCCAGGCCCGAGCCTTCTACCGGGCAGACGAGGCTGGGGAGGTGGACGTGGAGCGGGCGGCTGCCACGGGGGGCGACTACGTGGGTGTCTGGCCCATGGGCCTCTTCTGGTTCCTCAAGCCGGAGAAGCTCTTCCACAGGCTGATGAAACGGGATGTGATGAGCGGCCCCTTTTGCTTCCAGCTTGACCTCTTTGACTCCTGCCAGCTTCTTCCCTCACCCCAGGTGGTGCCCCTGGCCACTTGCACCGTGGAGAGGTGGTACGTGGGCCCCGGAGTGGAGCGTGTCCCGATCAAGGAGGGCCGGATCCGAGGGACCCTATTCCTGCCCCCTG GTCCAGGCCCCTTTCCGGGGGTGATCGACATGTTTGGCGGGGCCGGTGGGCTCATTGAGTTCCGAGCCAGCCTGCTCGCCAGCCGGGGCTACGCCGTACTGGCGCTGGCGTTCTTTGGCTATGACGACCTGCCACGGGTGCTGGCAGAGGTGGACCTGGAGTATTTCGAGGAAGCAGCCAACCTGCTCTTGAAACACCCCAAG GTGAGAGGCCCAGGCCTCGGAGTGATCGGGGTGTCCAAAGGGGCTGAGGTCACGCTGGCCATGGCTGCCTTCTTAGAGCAGGTGGTGGCCGCCGTCTGGATCAATGGCACAGGATTCCTGAATGGCACGCCACTGCATTACAAAGGGGTCCACATCCCCCACATCCCCTACTGCCCTGAGCGGCTGCTCATCACAGAGATGGGGGTCCTGGACAACTACCACGTCTTCAAGGACCCCCGGGACCCGGCCCACGCGGCTGCCGCCATCCCTGTGGAGAAGGCTCAAGGGGAGGTGCTCTTCGTGGTGGGAGAAGCCGACCGCAATTttaacagcaaactgtttgctgaGATGGCCATAGAGAGGATGAAGAGCCATGGGAAGAAGAACTATACCCTGCTCTCTTACCCCGGGGCCGGGCACCTGATCGAACCGCCGGGGTCCCCATTGTGCAGCATCTCTCTGATCCGGGGGAGCCCCAAACCTGTGCACTGGGGGGGTGAGCCAGAGCCCCATGCCAAAGCTCAGGAGCATTCCTGGCAGGAGATCCTGAACTTCCTTGACCGCTGTCTCGTAACCACCAGCAACCTGTAA